GAGGGACTTTATTGGAGCGGGAGACGGGATTTGAACCCGCGACATCTTCCTTGGCAAGGAAGCACTCTACCACTGAGCTACTCCCGCCCGTTCCAAGAACAACTATATCGATTGGGGCGAAATCAATCAAGTCCGCCCATAACTTAGTTGTTGGAAACGGTGATCGGAACCAGGGGGCCGGTATTTCCTTTGCGGCGGCTGCGAACAATGTGGGGCGTCAGCAGGATGACCAGATCGCTCTTGCTGCGTGAGCTCTGCTTGTTCGTTGTGCTGCCAAAGCCAGGTAGCTCGCTCAGCCCCGGCAGGCCGCTGACCGCGTACGCCTCCTGCTCTGACATGGCCGAGACCAGCATGATAGTGTCTCCGTCATGTGTCGTGACATCTGATGCGTACTGGCGGCTTGCGAGTACAGGGATGCCGTTCAGCGAGCTTCCAGCCAGTGCCTCGATCTTGAAGTCCATCTTGACGTGAATGTCCCCGGTCTTCTGGATGGTTGGCTCGGCCTTGAAAGTCAGCCCCAGGTCCTCATATTGAATCTGCGGAATGGCATTGCTCAGCAGATTGGACGAAGAGGAATTGGTTCCCAGATACTGCGCCAGCAGGGATGAAGCTGACGATGATGCTGTCGAAGTGAGGTCCGAATAGAGAGACGTGGCGATCGGATACCGCGTTCCCGCGCGGAAGGTTGACTGCTCTCGGTCTCGGACACGCAGCATCACGTCATCCAGTGCACGCGAGTCGGATGACGTGAAACCCAGGTTCAGTATCGGTGTGAGTCCGGCAGAAAGAACAGTGGTTGTCAGGCCTCCGCCAACGGCGAGGAACGAATTCGACAACAGGCTGGAGCTCACAACGCCCGAAGCCAACAGGTACAGCGCAATCTGCGTCGGTGTTGTCGACGAAGTGAAGATGCCGGCAGCGTAAAGCTGATTGATCAGGCTCTGGTTGGACGAGATGATGCTCTGCGCCTGTGATGCAAGGTTGTAGGCGCTAAGCTGCGTCGGAAGAATTATGCCTACATTCCGCGTACGCGAGGTGTCCAGGGAATAGACCTTCAGGTCAAAGACAACTTCGCTTCCGCCATCCAGAAGGTCGCTGAGCACGGCATTCATGGCGTTGATGGACTGCTGCGGCGCTCGTACCACTAGGTTTCCTGAATTTACCTGGACTGTCGCCAGCTTGATATCGAAGACCTGACGCACAACATTACCCAGCTCGGTCATCTGAGTGTTATTCAGGCCCGCAAGGTACACCGTTTCCTGAAAGAGATGCTCGTACTGGTCGTGATTCTCCAGGGTGTCGCCGGCGACGATGATGGTGTGTTCGTCAATGGGAACGGCGAAGGCGTGGAAGAGCTGGCCGAGGATATCGAGACAACGCTGATAGGTCAGGCCGTCGAGATCAATCTTCGTCTGCTCGCCGCTGAGGCCGTTGCCAAAGATAACGCGCAGGCCGGCCTGGTTGGCGGCTGCCATATAGGCCTCGCGCGCCCCTCCCCGCAGATGCAGGCTGATCGGAGTGTTTTTGAGGGCCAGGGAGATCGGACCGGCAAG
This genomic window from Terriglobus albidus contains:
- a CDS encoding type II secretion system protein GspD → MKHLRIAVAAVLLAGAAWSYVGAQTPAKPVSAKQARKAADAYLEGARALDRNDLVAAEKAFAKAFKLDPSKAEYAAAALTAREHRVTKLVQQSANAGLSGNLTDSSRLLEQARALAPDNPIVTQHFANLDTTPRVEAVPTLPADAAPQLAGPISLALKNTPISLHLRGGAREAYMAAANQAGLRVIFGNGLSGEQTKIDLDGLTYQRCLDILGQLFHAFAVPIDEHTIIVAGDTLENHDQYEHLFQETVYLAGLNNTQMTELGNVVRQVFDIKLATVQVNSGNLVVRAPQQSINAMNAVLSDLLDGGSEVVFDLKVYSLDTSRTRNVGIILPTQLSAYNLASQAQSIISSNQSLINQLYAAGIFTSSTTPTQIALYLLASGVVSSSLLSNSFLAVGGGLTTTVLSAGLTPILNLGFTSSDSRALDDVMLRVRDREQSTFRAGTRYPIATSLYSDLTSTASSSASSLLAQYLGTNSSSSNLLSNAIPQIQYEDLGLTFKAEPTIQKTGDIHVKMDFKIEALAGSSLNGIPVLASRQYASDVTTHDGDTIMLVSAMSEQEAYAVSGLPGLSELPGFGSTTNKQSSRSKSDLVILLTPHIVRSRRKGNTGPLVPITVSNN